The Lysobacter sp. genome includes a window with the following:
- a CDS encoding RNA polymerase sigma factor, producing MDSPQTRFAALLDQHRGIVFKVAATYCRHPDDRQDLAQEIAAQLWRAFPGYDAARPFSTWMYRIALNVAISQVRSNSGRAPAVPLEDHQDTHPGFAVDDGSAQHETDQQLRALYAVIDRQSPIDRALLLLWLEDRSQREIAEVIGISESNVATKLNRLKQRIRQQLADPAFD from the coding sequence ATGGATTCGCCGCAAACCCGCTTCGCCGCCCTGCTCGACCAGCATCGCGGGATCGTCTTCAAGGTGGCGGCCACTTATTGCCGTCACCCCGACGACCGCCAGGATCTGGCGCAGGAGATCGCGGCCCAACTATGGCGCGCGTTTCCCGGCTACGACGCCGCGCGGCCGTTTTCGACCTGGATGTACCGGATCGCGCTCAACGTCGCGATCTCGCAGGTGCGCAGCAACAGCGGTCGCGCGCCTGCGGTGCCGCTCGAAGACCATCAGGACACCCATCCCGGCTTCGCGGTCGACGACGGCAGCGCGCAGCACGAGACCGATCAACAGCTGCGGGCGCTGTACGCGGTGATCGATCGTCAATCGCCGATCGATCGCGCGCTGCTGCTGCTGTGGCTGGAAGACCGCAGCCAGCGCGAAATCGCCGAGGTCATCGGCATCAGCGAAAGCAATGTCGCGACCAAGCTCAACCGGCTCAAACAGCGCATCCGCCAGCAGTTGGCGGATCCCGCATTCGACTGA
- a CDS encoding FtsX-like permease family protein has product MKLLSLAWRQLRRDLAAGDIRILVAALVLAVIAVTSVGFVTDRAARALIIEANRLLGGDAVVRGDAPIVGKILEASKNNGLRRAEIAELPSMIRVGSGDTARLRLGELRALGEGFPLRGQFRIVDAKGERNIDGGPAPGTLWLSRGGADALGAKRGDLIGVGNVELALAAVVLQEPDGAIDYFNVAPKVFLAMADLPATGLIQPGSRVGYKLVIAGEPAAVETFAETARAALGRDQRVETIGDARPEVRSALDRAGRFLGLAALVSVVLAAVAVAMAARRHSERHLSGAAVMRCLGASQRTLAAIHIGELLILGVVASLVGIVIAFAMQWALGAWLAEKLQVAIPPASPWPALHGFAVGIVVLMSFGAPPVLALRRVPALRVLRRDLDAAEPSAWLVALLGFGGLGALLWWQAGSAALGGIMLLGIVATLAALALIAYLLILLVRRLRSRLRGSLRYGLANVSRRAGTSIAQVSALGLGLMALLLLTFVRTDLIDRWRLSLSADAPNRFIINVQPDQIEGVRAFIAEQGVAAPKLYPMIRGRLLARNGKPTSADDHGAQDERARRMTEDEFNLSSADGFGDDNKIIAGKLWPKTGAKTPELSVEHEFAESLGWKIGDRIAFDIAGQRFEATVTSLRTVEWESFKPNFFVIASPGALDDYPASYITAVKVTPEQERFTAGLIDRFPNLSVFDIDAILTQVKSIGDQVSMVVQVVFWFSLAAGVLVLLAAVSASQDERLREGGVMRALGGSRRQLRLAQASEFLVIGLLSGVVAAIAASILSGVVATQVFDLPWRINWGMASAGAGLGMFAALAAGLFATRRVLDAPPSLVLRELDA; this is encoded by the coding sequence ATGAAGCTGCTCTCGCTGGCCTGGCGCCAGTTGCGGCGCGATCTCGCGGCCGGCGACATCCGGATCCTCGTCGCCGCGCTGGTGCTCGCGGTGATCGCGGTGACGTCCGTGGGCTTCGTGACCGATCGCGCCGCGCGCGCGCTGATCATCGAAGCGAACCGCCTGCTCGGTGGCGACGCGGTGGTGCGCGGCGATGCGCCCATCGTCGGGAAAATCCTCGAAGCCTCGAAAAACAACGGTCTGCGTCGTGCCGAAATCGCCGAGCTGCCGAGCATGATCCGGGTCGGCAGCGGCGACACCGCACGCCTGCGCCTGGGCGAACTGCGCGCATTGGGCGAAGGTTTCCCGTTGCGCGGGCAGTTCCGGATCGTCGATGCGAAAGGCGAGCGCAACATCGACGGCGGCCCCGCGCCCGGGACCTTGTGGCTGAGCCGCGGCGGCGCCGATGCCTTGGGTGCGAAGCGCGGCGATCTCATCGGCGTGGGCAATGTCGAGTTGGCACTCGCTGCCGTGGTGCTGCAGGAGCCCGACGGCGCCATCGATTATTTCAACGTCGCGCCGAAAGTATTCCTCGCGATGGCCGACTTGCCCGCGACAGGATTGATCCAGCCCGGCAGCCGCGTCGGCTACAAACTGGTGATCGCGGGCGAACCTGCTGCGGTCGAAACGTTCGCGGAGACCGCGCGTGCGGCGCTCGGTCGCGACCAGCGCGTGGAAACCATCGGCGACGCGCGTCCGGAGGTCCGCTCCGCGCTGGATCGCGCCGGGCGTTTTCTCGGTCTTGCGGCATTGGTGTCGGTGGTGCTGGCGGCGGTTGCGGTGGCGATGGCCGCGCGTCGCCACAGCGAGCGCCATCTGTCCGGCGCGGCGGTGATGCGCTGCCTCGGCGCGAGCCAGCGCACGCTGGCCGCGATCCACATCGGCGAATTGCTGATCCTCGGCGTGGTCGCGAGCCTGGTCGGCATCGTGATCGCGTTCGCAATGCAGTGGGCGCTCGGCGCTTGGCTGGCGGAAAAATTGCAGGTCGCGATTCCGCCCGCGAGCCCATGGCCGGCGCTGCATGGGTTCGCGGTCGGCATCGTGGTGCTGATGTCGTTCGGCGCGCCGCCGGTGCTTGCGCTGCGTCGCGTGCCGGCGCTGCGCGTGCTGCGTCGCGATCTGGATGCCGCCGAACCCAGCGCATGGCTGGTGGCGCTCCTGGGGTTCGGCGGCCTCGGTGCCTTGCTGTGGTGGCAGGCGGGTTCGGCCGCGCTTGGCGGCATCATGCTGCTGGGCATCGTCGCGACGCTGGCGGCGTTGGCGCTGATCGCGTATCTGCTGATCCTGCTGGTGCGGCGCCTGCGCTCGCGCCTGCGCGGCAGTTTGCGCTACGGCCTGGCCAACGTGAGTCGTCGCGCCGGCACCAGCATCGCGCAGGTCTCGGCGCTCGGGCTCGGGCTGATGGCGTTGCTGCTGCTCACGTTCGTGCGTACCGATCTGATCGATCGCTGGCGGCTGTCGCTGTCGGCCGATGCGCCGAATCGTTTCATCATCAATGTGCAGCCCGATCAGATCGAAGGCGTGCGCGCGTTCATCGCCGAACAGGGCGTGGCCGCGCCGAAACTGTACCCGATGATCCGCGGGCGCCTGCTCGCCCGCAACGGCAAGCCCACGAGCGCCGACGACCATGGCGCGCAGGACGAACGCGCGCGGCGGATGACCGAAGACGAGTTCAATCTGTCATCGGCAGACGGCTTCGGCGACGACAACAAGATCATCGCCGGCAAACTGTGGCCGAAAACCGGCGCGAAGACGCCGGAGTTGTCGGTGGAACATGAGTTCGCGGAATCGCTGGGCTGGAAGATCGGCGACCGCATCGCGTTCGATATCGCCGGCCAGCGCTTCGAAGCGACGGTGACCAGCCTGCGCACGGTGGAGTGGGAAAGCTTCAAGCCGAATTTCTTCGTGATCGCGTCGCCCGGCGCGCTGGACGACTATCCCGCCAGCTACATCACCGCCGTGAAGGTCACGCCGGAGCAGGAGCGATTCACTGCGGGCCTGATCGATCGCTTCCCGAATCTTTCGGTCTTCGACATCGATGCCATCCTCACCCAGGTGAAGAGCATCGGCGATCAGGTGTCGATGGTGGTGCAGGTGGTGTTCTGGTTCTCGCTCGCCGCCGGCGTGCTGGTGCTGCTGGCGGCGGTCAGCGCAAGCCAGGACGAGCGCCTGCGCGAAGGCGGCGTGATGCGCGCGCTCGGCGGCAGTCGCAGGCAACTGCGGTTGGCGCAGGCCTCGGAGTTCCTGGTGATCGGCCTGCTGTCCGGCGTAGTCGCGGCGATTGCGGCATCGATCCTTTCCGGTGTGGTCGCGACCCAGGTGTTCGATCTGCCTTGGCGGATCAACTGGGGCATGGCTTCCGCGGGCGCCGGCCTCGGCATGTTCGCAGCGCTCGCGGCGGGCCTGTTCGCGACCCGCCGCGTGCTGGATGCGCCGCCATCGCTGGTGCTGCGGGAATTGGATGCGTGA
- a CDS encoding ABC transporter ATP-binding protein, whose product MTLPLTDQPSVVVASKPPALTIESLAKRVRLPTSELTILDGIGFEIATGDSVAIVGASGSGKSTLLALMAGLDTPSDGRVLLDGAPLSTLDEDGRAKVRGEKVGFVFQNFQLLPSLTALENVMLPLELRGDADVDGPARAILQKVGLGERLDHYPRQLSGGEQQRVALARAFVTRPALLFADEPTGNLDTRTGQAIIELLFGLNADAGTTLVLVTHDEHLASRCHRMLRLDGGRLVSA is encoded by the coding sequence ATGACCTTGCCTCTGACCGATCAGCCATCCGTCGTCGTTGCCTCCAAGCCCCCCGCACTCACCATCGAATCCCTGGCCAAACGCGTCCGCCTGCCCACCAGTGAGCTGACCATCCTCGACGGCATCGGGTTCGAGATCGCGACCGGCGACAGCGTCGCGATCGTCGGCGCTTCGGGGTCCGGCAAGAGCACGCTTCTGGCGCTGATGGCCGGGCTGGATACGCCCAGCGACGGGCGGGTGCTGCTGGATGGTGCGCCGCTGTCGACGCTGGACGAGGACGGGCGCGCGAAGGTGCGCGGCGAGAAGGTCGGTTTCGTCTTCCAGAATTTCCAGTTGCTGCCATCGTTGACCGCATTGGAAAACGTGATGCTGCCGCTGGAGCTGCGCGGCGATGCCGATGTCGACGGACCGGCGCGCGCGATCCTGCAGAAGGTCGGTCTGGGCGAACGTCTCGACCACTACCCGCGGCAATTGTCCGGTGGCGAACAGCAGCGCGTGGCGCTGGCGCGCGCGTTCGTGACCCGGCCGGCGCTGCTGTTCGCGGACGAGCCCACCGGCAATCTCGATACCCGCACCGGACAGGCGATCATCGAACTGCTGTTCGGCTTGAATGCCGATGCCGGCACCACGCTGGTGTTGGTGACCCACGATGAGCATCTCGCGTCGCGCTGCCATCGCATGCTGCGCCTGGATGGCGGCCGGTTGGTGTCGGCATGA
- a CDS encoding clan AA aspartic protease, with product MNIFFRLIPVAVALCAAGITGCASTRVAMSAQGNEAVSIPFTLSKQNNIVVEVRINDSHIVHLMLHSASSDVTLTEEAVRRLGDIALGNDAKIQSWGGTSDSRYSTGNRMRIGPLTRDGVTLWENRNSGEGTDGKFGLDFFGDAVVEIDYDSGRIVVHDRLPDKARDYQSLAIENEDGELYVEGLCLFGDETRANRFLIHSGYAGGLLLDDAFAASSGIDGRIAITETSRLTDSYGHVIEVKKGVMPGFSLGRLTLSDVPVGFFSGRIGNQDKSVLGGAILKRFNLIFDLGRKKLYLRPRGTQGSQRPA from the coding sequence TTGAACATTTTCTTCCGCCTCATTCCTGTTGCCGTTGCGCTGTGCGCTGCGGGCATCACGGGTTGCGCTTCGACACGCGTGGCGATGTCCGCGCAAGGCAACGAGGCCGTGTCCATTCCGTTCACGCTCAGCAAACAGAACAATATCGTGGTCGAGGTACGGATCAACGATTCGCACATCGTGCATCTGATGCTGCACAGCGCGTCATCGGACGTCACGTTGACCGAGGAAGCGGTTCGCCGTCTCGGCGATATCGCGCTCGGAAACGATGCCAAGATCCAGAGCTGGGGCGGGACTTCGGATTCGCGCTACAGCACGGGCAACCGCATGCGGATCGGGCCGTTGACGCGGGACGGCGTCACGCTTTGGGAGAACAGGAATTCCGGCGAAGGCACGGACGGTAAGTTCGGATTGGATTTTTTCGGCGACGCGGTGGTCGAGATCGACTACGACAGCGGGCGCATCGTCGTCCACGACCGACTGCCGGACAAGGCGCGCGATTACCAGTCGCTCGCGATCGAGAACGAGGACGGCGAGCTCTACGTCGAGGGCCTCTGCCTGTTCGGCGACGAAACGCGCGCGAATCGATTCCTGATCCACTCCGGCTATGCGGGCGGCCTTCTGCTGGACGATGCGTTTGCGGCGTCGAGCGGCATCGACGGCAGGATCGCGATCACCGAAACCAGCCGTCTGACCGACTCTTACGGGCATGTCATCGAGGTCAAGAAAGGCGTGATGCCCGGTTTTTCGCTGGGCCGGCTCACGCTCTCCGATGTCCCCGTGGGATTCTTTTCCGGAAGGATCGGAAACCAGGACAAGAGCGTGCTGGGCGGCGCGATCCTGAAACGGTTCAATCTGATCTTCGATCTCGGCCGGAAAAAACTCTACCTTCGGCCTCGCGGTACGCAAGGGAGCCAAAGGCCTGCCTGA